The Siniperca chuatsi isolate FFG_IHB_CAS linkage group LG7, ASM2008510v1, whole genome shotgun sequence genome includes a window with the following:
- the LOC122879227 gene encoding protein KIAA0100-like isoform X4: MSLLLISFLLILLLGIVLLCVIFRWLMCTLAVRLFQTALNADLKIKSVGLFSVQGVSIQFHPQHTLEIDRIWISSKLLNQDLPRYLALCVGETRVRFDLQAPPTPLVKKSHGRKSGRMSVSPTTLRFLSQLLSFHISSINVMVLNIALSESLWHMTITGITLLFDHQGKRLAWDFSVGQLSSKVLKSSQLDICLAEVALSLLLSGDVSLPEMKPGCLSLSVRTLIAELHEGLFLSQLLLAPSPQKSINDASECENIEFIQTETVERFHQLIPHKVNVEFDNTNVTLSMHSQKRHLNWTLKSLKVCYGRGSEQLLLKSFTPELSFPQSSLELLLEDGLLLSQSRQRILCVNTLKAALQVTSVDISGSFTVNTCIIHYRHQEFSHWLNLFPWEQLIHRKAAHRKRRLPHIDAPVMITSSVSNVNVSVQLGDTTPFALGFLSASAELQHLLDIKVDQPESQNVHQRASLSLDNFWWRVGQGSHIQQAPHPPGKHVWGEALILDSLSLQGSFNRPHMESSSQSQSLSMESSLKGLQVELSETCALCLSRLLSLICVPRDPGPQLSDVASLSPPSDDTVPPIPSSQLHLLFKLDCCLEDVNVFTLSNLAGAVSLRMDTVGLLSSAESSTVSLQGVSLLAIKTLTENMESCCPASQTPNPVLKLTAIAFSYHITTHTLQVQCEEELTVEWTPPDHMVLYQHMTEAQACWRMLCREKGEESPVKPTESETISGQSRGLCVRVELGCTRLTAHVSEQNYILLHTEALSVSKHTSSMHIRSPSVIFNFDGNNIVSFKGLDVETQAELTEMQLHRDTFPFLTTPHNCVWVLTCPSLAVEFPYQYNFSNTFDMAISVQKWLKTLHRSKSQATTVQCLPPDLVFKINQFSFVFLDDIFEIKLRDNYELMKDESKESAKRLQLLDKKVADLRKQHGELLPARKIEELYSSLEKKHIEIYIQRSHRLYANTPMRKSLLTWTVSDLELVALADESLHGPERVREQLRDIDRISPFPKDGLPLVVQWCRAVKFKLAAFLVRIRDYPRYLFEIRDWELSGRLIGTEQDGQARAHRKEIVPLGPPWGDVTVHRNMPPLKFYYDFKSNISLYTIVWGPCWDPAWTLIGQSVDLLTKPTVDPSPPLAWWDKSRLLMHGRWVMDIDQANLHQLATEDPYNTTENLHWEWNKLNFDWNPGQFVFKGDLDVNVRTASKYDDICFLHLPNLCMTLDLQWLCHGNPHDHHAVMLCCAENIADVTSGQPHDSYRAFRSENLNLSITMDLNQHCGTEPPQPRILLYSSTLRWMQNFWATWTGVSRPICRGKLFHSLRPVRKKLGQHYKQMSYTAAFPQLQVHYWASFAQQRGIQVECNKGHVFTRGAQRLIPQAGTVMRRLISEWNVTQMVSELSQVTVHLMASTWDETADHQINAQVKKTHLLSLSSLSYQRQSNRMEEEVNQTDETNASYTHKLRLVDLRASWTTPNRNIAFGLYDGYKKASVLKRNLSTEALKGLRIDTQLQTKKLKRSPSNYSPTTAPTTPVMPTISRTEKSQNEGTSMLQKLIEETDKFVVFSEEDSGVSDQLCGIAACQTDDVYNRNWFIELVNCQMMLRGTETAGCVLVSAAKAQLLQCEHHPAWYNDTLKQKTTWTCLLDGMQYFATMEPSPSEQEDRQLWLEVKNIEEHRQRNLDSVLELMESGQAVGGMVSTTTDWNQPAQVNEAQQVQRIISRCSCRMHYISYSHDINPEVATQIKPPELRNNHEKEDLLKKQAGAVDTFTLIHHDLEISTNPVQYAMILDIVNNLLLHVEPRRKEHSEKKQRVRFQLEISSNPEEQRSSILHLQEAVRQHLAQIRRLEKQIYSNIRAQPEELSGDELMEINTRLQNQLNQEKNDMQMKSEELNILIRCFKDFQLQRANKLELRKPPEDVSVVRRTEIYFAQARWCLTEEDGQLGIAELELQRFMYSKLNKSDDTAEHLLELGWFTMNNLLPNAAYKVVLRPQSNCQSGRQFALRIFSKVRPPVGGISVKEHFEVNVVPLTIQLMYQFFKRMMGFFFPGRNVEEEEVTDEEDKFRLVTTGIPVKPRQSSEDTMGAMGPSKGVAQGLNRTAGVRRSFRKPPEHPVDDIDKMKERAAMNNSFIYIKIPQVPLCVSYKGEKSSVDWKDLNLVLPCLEYHNNTWTWLDFAMAVKRDSRKALVAQMIKEKLRLKPASGSDLRGKSSEGKSDSSLQQQEEDEKARLLIGLSTADKSSSKKSIFSRRK; the protein is encoded by the exons ATGTCTCTCTTGCTGATATCCTTCCTTCTAATTCTTCTGCTTGGGATTGTGTTGTTATGTGTCATTTTCAG GTGGCTCATGTGCACCCTGGCTGTGCGCCTTTTCCAGACAGCACTAAATGCCGATCTAAAGATCAAATCAGTAGGCCTGTTTTCTGTCCAAGGAGTTAGTATCCAATTTCATCCCCAGCATACTCTG GAAATTGACAGAATATGGATTTCAAGTAAACTTCTGAACCAGGATTTGCC gagATACCTGGCATTGTGTGTTGGTGAAACCAGAGTTAGGTTTGATTTGCAAGCACCACCTACACCTTTGGTGAAGAAGAGCCATGGAAGAAAGTCTGGGAGGATGTCAGTCAGCCCCACAACGCTACGCTTTCTGTCACAA ctgctgtCATTCCACATAAGCTCGATCAATGTGATGGTACTGAACATAGCACTGTCAGAGTCTCTATGGCACATGACCATTACAGGCATCACCTTGTTATTTGACCACCAGGGTAAAAG GCTGGCATGGGACTTTTCAGTCGGGCAGCTAAGTAGTAAAGTGCTTAAAAGCAGTCAATTG GATATATGTTTGGCTGAAGTGGCCCTGagcctgctgctgtctggagaTGTGAGCCTACCAGAGATGAAGCCAGGTTGTCTGTCCCTGAGTGTGAGGACACTTATAGCAGAGCTGCACGAGGGACTGTTTCTCAGCCAACTCCTGCTGGCCCCGTCCCCCCAAAAGAGCATTAACGACGCCTCTG AGTGTGAAAACATTGAATTCATCCAGACTGAGACTGTGGAACGGTTTCATCAACTGATTCCCCACAAGGTCAATGTGGAATTTGATAATACGAATGTGACTCTGTCAATGCACAGCCAGAAAAG ACACCTCAATTGGACTCTGAAATCTTTAAAGGTCTGCTATGGACGTGGCAGTGAGCAACTTCTTCTTAAAAGCTTCACTCCTGAGCTGAGCTTTCCCCAGAGCAGCCTGGAGCTCCTTCTAGAGG ATGGACTACTCCTCTCACAAAGTAGGCAAAGAATCCTTTGTGTGAACACTCTCAAGGCAGCCCTGCAG gTTACATCAGTTGACATCTCAGGGTCATTCACAGTCAACACTTGCATCATCCACTACCGTCACCAGGAGTTCTCCCATTGGCTAAACCTATTTCCATGGGAACAGCTAATCCACAGGAAGGCAGCACATAGAAAAAG GCGCCTCCCTCACATCGATGCTCCCGTGATGATCACATCCTCTGTGTCCAACgttaatgtgtctgttcagctGGGAGACACAACGCCTTTTGCTCTAGGCTTCCTCTCTGCCAGTGCAG AACTTCAGCATCTTCTTGACATTAAAGTTGACCAGCCAGAGTCCCAGAATGTGCACCAGCGTGCGTCATTGTCCCTGGACAACTTCTGGTGGAGAGTGGGTCAAGGGTCTCATATCCAACAAGCACCCCACCCTCCTGGTAAACATGTGTGGGGAGAAGCGCTAATTTTAGACTCGCTCAGTCTTCAG GGGAGTTTCAACAGACCCCACATGGAGTCGAGTAGCCAGTCTCAGAGTTTGAGCATGGAGTCCAGTCTGAAAGGGCTTCAAGTGGAGCTTTCAGAGACTTGTGCACTGTGTCTGTCTCGCCTGCTGTCCCTCATCTGTGTTCCCCGTGATCCGGGGCCACAGCTGTCAGATGTGGCCTCACTGTCTCCCCCTAGTGATGATACTGTCCCACCCATCCCGTCCTCACAACTACACCTGCTGTTTAAACTGGACTGTTGTCTGGAGGATGTTAATGTGTTCACACTATCTAATCTGGCAG GAGCCGTGTCTTTGCGGATGGACACTGTTGGACTCCTGAGCTCTGCAGAGAGCTCCACGGTGTCTCTTCAAGGTGTTAGCTTGTTAGCGATCAAAACACTCACAGAGAACATGGAATCATGTTGTCCCGCCTCCCAAACCCCCAACCCTGTGCTTAAACTCACCGCGATAGCCTTTTCCTACCACATCACCACCCACACCTTACAG GTTCAATGTGAAGAGGAGCTCACTGTCGAATGGACGCCACCAGACCACATGGTCTTATATCAGCACATGACTGAAGCTCAGGCTTGTTGGCGAATGCTTtgcagagagaaaggagaggaaagtcCAGTCAAACCTACTGAGAGTGAAACCATTTCAGGCCAGAGTAGAGGGCTCTGTGTGCGTGTTGAACTGGGCTGCACTCGTTTGACAGCCCATGTTAGTGAGCAGAACTATATTCTCCTGCACACAGAAGCCCTCTCAGTCTCCAAGCATACTAGTTCCATGCACATACGTTCTCCCTCCGTGATCTTCAACTTTGATGGCAACAACATCGTCTCCTTTAAAGGTCTAGATGTTGAAACACAAGCAGAGCTGACTGAGATGCAGCTTCACAGAGACACCTTCCCCTTCCTCACTACTCCTCACAACTGTGTCTGGGTCCTCACTTGCCCCTCTCTGGCTGTCGAGTTCCCCTACCAGTACAATTTCTCAAACACCTTTGACATGGCCATCAGTGTGCAGAAGTGGCTGAAGACTCTGCATCGCTCCAAAAGCCAAGCCACTACCGTTCAATGTCTGCCTCCTGACCTCGTGTTCAAAATCAACCAGTTCTCGTTTGTCTTCCTGGATGACATCTTTGAAATCAAGCTGCGAGACAACTACGAACTAATGAAGGACGAGAGTAAGGAAAGTGCGAAGCGTCTTCAGCTTCTGGATAAGAAGGTGGCAGACTTGCGCAAGCAGCATGGAGAACTTCTCCCTGCCAGAAAGATTGAAGAGCTGTACAGTTCACTGGAGAAAAAGCACATAGAGATCTACATCCAGCGCTCACACCGCCTTTACGCCAACACACCCATGAGGAAGTCCCTGCTGACCTGGACTGTGTCAGACTTGGAACTAGTAGCCCTGGCTGATGAGTCTCTTCATGGGCCTGAGAGGGTGAGAGAGCAGCTTAGGGACATCGACAGGATCAGTCCCTTCCCCAAAGATGGACTCCCTCTGGTGGTCCAGTGGTGCCGCGCTGTCAAGTTTAAACTGGCTGCATTTTTGG TGAGAATTCGGGATTACCCTCGCTACCTGTTCGAGATCCGGGACTGGGAGCTGTCAGGGCGTCTGATTGGGACAGAGCAGGATGGACAGGCCAGGGCTCATCGCAAAGAGATTGTCCCACTTGGTCCACCGTGGGGAGATGTGACGGTCCACAGGAATATGCCACCACTCAAGTTCTACTATGATTTCAAAT CTAACATCTCCCTGTACACTATTGTGTGGGGGCCATGTTGGGACCCTGCCTGGACTTTGATTGGCCAGTCCGTTGACCTGCTGACCAAACCCACTGTTgatccctctcctcctctggccTGGTGGGACAAAAGTCGTCTCCTTATGCATGGGCGCTGGGTTATGGACATTGATCAGGCCAATCTTCATCAGCTGGCTACAGAG GACCCTTACAACACTACAGAAAACCTGCACTGGGAGTGGAATAAGCTGAACTTTGACTGGAACCCAgggcagtttgtttttaaaggagaTTTGGATGTAAATGTCAGGACAGCATCAAA GTATGATGATATCTGTTTTCTACACCTGCCCAACCTGTGTATGACCCTTGACCTCCAATGGCTTTGCCATGGCAACCCTCATGACCACCATGCTGTAATGCTCTGCTGTGCGGAGAACATTGCAGACGTGACCTCAGGACAACCTCATGACTCCTACAGAGCATTTCGCTCTGAGAACCTCAACCTCTCCATCACCATGGACCTTAACCAGCACTGTGGCACAG AACCCCCGCAGCCTAGAATCCTGCTGTACAGCAGCACTCTGCGCTGGATGCAGAACTTTTGGGCCACCTGGACAGGTGTATCTCGACCAATCTGCAGAGGCAAGCTCTTCCACAGCCTCAGGCCTGTCCGCAAGAAGCTCGGTCAGCACTACAAACAGATGTCCTACACAGCTGCCTTCCCACAATTACAA GTGCATTACTGGGCCTCCTTCGCCCAGCAGAGAGGTATCCAAGTGGAGTGCAACAAAGGCCATGTCTTCACTCGAGGGGCACAGAGACTTATCCCACAGG CTGGCACTGTGATGAGGAGGCTGATCTCTGAATGGAATGTGACTCAGATGGTTAGTGAGTTATCTCAGGTCACGGTTCACCTGATGGCCTCCACTTGGGATGAGACAGCTGACCACCAGATCAACGCTCAGGTGAAGAAGACTCACCTGCTCAGCCTGTCCTCCCTGAGCTACCAGCGACAGAGCAACCGTATGGAGGAG GAGGTGAACCAGACGGATGAGACTAATGCCTCTTACACTCACAAACTGCGGCTGGTGGACCTACGTGCTTCCTGGACCACCCCTAACAGGAACATAGCCTTTGGGCTGTACGACGGTTATAAAAAGGCATCTGTACTGAAGAGGAACCTCTCCACTGAAGCTTTGAAGGGTCTGAGGATCGACACACAGCTGCAGACCAAGAAGCTCAAACGCTCTCCTTCTAACTACTCTCCCACCACAGCCCCTACCACACCAGTTATGCCCACTATCAGTCGAacagaaaaaagtcaaaatgaag GAACATCGATGCTCCAGAAATTGATTGAGGAAACAGACAAGTTTGTGGTGTTTTCGGAGGAGGACTCAGGTGTCAGCGACCAGCTGTGTGGCATCGCAGCCTGTCAGACCGATGATGTCTATAATCGCAACTGGTTTATCGAGTTGGTCAACTGTCAG ATGATGTTGcgtggcacagagacagcaggCTGTGTGCTGGTGTCTGCAGCAAAGGCTCAGCTGCTCCAGTGTGAGCACCACCCTGCCTGGTACAACGACACCCTGAAGCAGAAAACCACCTGGACCTGTCTGCTGGATGGCATGCAGTACTTTGCCACCATGGAGCCAAGCCCATCTGAGCAAGAAGATAGACAGTTGTGGCTGGAG GTGAAAAACATAGAGGAGCACAGGCAGCGTAACCTAGACTCAGTGCTGGAGCTGATGGAGAGTGGCCAGGCTGTGGGAGGAATGGTTAGCACCACTACAG ATTGGAACCAGCCAGCCCAGGTGAACGAGGCTCAACAGGTTCAGCGTATCATCTCACGTTGTAGCTGCCGAATGCACTACATCAGTTACAGTCACGACATCAACCCAGAGGTGGCCACACAAATCAAACCACCAGAGCTGAGGAATAACCATGAGAAAGAGGACCTGCTGAAAAAACAGGCTG GGGCTGTGGACACCTTCACCCTCATTCACCATGATCTTGAGATATCCACTAACCCTGTTCAGTACGCTATGATCCTGGACATCGTCAACAACCTGTTGTTACACGTGGAGCCGAGACGCAAG GAGCACAGTGAGAAAAAGCAGCGTGTGCGTTTCCAGCTGGAAATTTCTAGCAACCCTGAGGAGCAGCGCAGCAGCATCTTGCACCTCCAGGAGGCAGTCAGGCAGCACCTTGCCCAGATTAGACGCCTTGAGAAACAGATTTACTCCAACATCAGG GCCCAACCCGAGGAACTGAGCGGTGATGAGCTGATGGAGATCAACACCAGACTGCAGAACCAGCTAAACCAGGAGAAGAATGACATGCAGATGAAGAGTGAAGAGCTCAACATTCTCATCAG GTGTTTTAAAGACTTCCAGCTGCAACGGGCAAACAAGCTAGAGCTGCGTAAGCCCCCAGAGGATGTTAGTGTGGTGAGGAGAACTGAGATCTATTTTGCCCAGGCCCGCTGGTGTTTGACCGAAGAGGACGGCCAGCTTGGCATTGCTGAGTTGGAGCTGCAGAGATTCATGTACAGTAAG CTGAACAAGTCTGATGACACAGCCGAGCATCTTTTGGAGTTAGGGTGGTTCACAATGAACAACCTACTGCCCAATGCAGCATACAAG GTTGTACTTCGTCCTCAGAGCAACTGTCAGTCAGGACGCCAGTTTGCTTTGCGTATCTTCAGTAAAGTGCGCCCCCCTGTGGGGGGAATCTCTGTTAAGGAACACTTTGAG GTGAACGTGGTGCCTCTCACCATCCAGCTGATGTACCAGTTCTTCAAAAGGATGATGGGATTTTTCTTCCCAGGAAGAAatgttgaggaggaggaggtcacTGATGAGGAAGACAAGTTTAGATTGGTTACCACAG GAATCCCTGTCAAGCCTCGGCAGTCGTCAGAGGACACAATGGGTGCTATGGGCCCCAGCAAAGGTGTCGCCCAGGGACTGAACCGCACTGCGGGGGTCAGGAGGTCATTCAGGAAACCTCCAGAG CATCCTGTTGATGACATTGATAAGATGAAGGAGCGAGCTGCTATGAACAACTCCTTCATCTACATCAAGATTCCCCAAGTGCCCCTCTGTGTCAGCTATAAG GGAGAAAAGAGTAGTGTGGACTGGAAGGACCTGAACCTGGTTCTCCCCTGTTTGGAGTACCATAACAACACCTGGACGTGGCTTGACTTTGCCATGGCTGTGAAAAGAGACAGCCGGAAAGCACTTGTAGCACAG ATGATAAAGGAGAAGCTGCGTCTGAAGCCAGCTTCAGGCTCAGACCTGCGGGGGAAATCGTCTGAAGGGAAGTCGGACAGcagcctgcagcagcaggaggaagatgagaagGCACGGCTCCTCATCGGCCTCAGCACTGCAGACAAGAGCTCCAGCAAGAAGAGCATCTTCAGTCGACGCAAGTGA